In Phaenicophaeus curvirostris isolate KB17595 chromosome 30, BPBGC_Pcur_1.0, whole genome shotgun sequence, the genomic window CTCCTGCTAAGCAAAGAACCGGTTGggttttattccattttcacAAGGATCCTGGTGCGTTCTCAGCACAATGGAAGCGTTTTTCTGCCTTTAGGGGTATTTGGATTGGTTGGAAACGTCCTCCCCAGCTCCCGCTCGATCCGGGGCCGTGTGGGAATCGCAACAACCCCCTCTCTCCGATGGTGCTACCGGGAGCCCCGGCCTCACCGCAGCGCTGCCGTCCCGGCTTTCCCCAGCTCCGCGTTCTATTTAAACTGCGCCTCTGCACCCTCCCCGTCTCACACTGCCTGAGGTGACCCCACTTTTAATTTCCCAGTGTGAATCCAAAGCTTGGCCTCCGACTATTCCCCCGTCCTCCTCagccttttctgttcttttcatgGTGGTAACGCTGTATTTAAAGAGAATATTtaagtgtaaaaataaaataaatgctcaAACTTGCACAGGGAGTCGCGTCTCCAAGGGGGTTAAAACCCCTCCCGGGAATTCAGAGCTGGAggggagggtttttttagctCAGAGCTGGCCTGGCGCACAGACCGGGGAGTTCTACCCCTCCTTTGATCCCTAAAAATGCTTCAAAAGAGAGATTTTCCCAGGTGGCAGGGAGGCAAGGAGGATTTCATGGCGCAGGAAGCAGGGAGGGCCCTGCAGGGAGACACCCGAGCCCCTCGCGTGGTTTTGTCTTTAATAAAATACATCAAGAGGGGGTAAATTCACTCGAAGGGAGGCCGGGAGCCGCTGCAGCCTCCAAGCTCCAATCCAGCAGAACCCGATGGACGCAGCCCACGCTGCGGCTCATCCGCTGCCTTTCCAACCACACCAGTGGCCGCGGCAGCGGCGTTTCCAGCCCCTCCGGCAGCCAGCGAGGGCTCCCCGGGCAAGCGGCGGCGTAAATGAAATTCCAGGACGCCCCTGAGGCTCCCAGGACACTcgcagggggatttgggggcgtcTTCAACCCCTAgggaaattttttttgtatacaaagcttctccaaggagaagaaaaactaaaaaacctGCAGGGAACGGGAAAACTCAAGCTGAAGAGAGGTACGGGACGCAGAGGAAAGCGCCCACTGGCAGGAGTGATGTTTGCTCGCCCGCTCCCTATCCGAGTAACGCAGTTCCAGAGCCGTGACACCCCCGGGGCTCAGCCCCGCGGCAGCGCCAGCCCCAACGGGAAGAGAAGAGCCAGCACCGGCACAAACCTCCGGCGCAGGAGGGAGGGAATCGTGTCTTCGCCCCACAGCAGCGTCAAAGCCCCTCTCGCCAACTCCGGGCTGTGGTTTCACGTCACCAAAAGGCAGGGATGGGGCCGCACCAGGCTGGGAATCGCCAAGCGGCTGCGCGGTGCCAGGGTGAGGGTGCGCAGCCGGCAGCTCAGCCCTCACACCTTAGCCCGGACGTAGTTGAGGGACAGCAGGACCATGCTGTTCGCCAGGAGGGAAGCGTCGGAAGCTGGAAAAACAAGACTGGGGCGGTCAGAGTGGGGTTGCTGCCACCCAGCCTCTCCAACTGTGCTCAACCCTGAACTGCCGGCACAGCACCAGAGGCTGCAGGGCTCCCCCCACTGTCTGgggcttttcatagaatcaccaggtaggaaaagacgcatcagatcatcgagtccaaccattcccatcaagcaCTAACCCAcggcccttagcacctcgtccacccggcccttaaacccctccagggaaggggactcaaccccctccctgggcagcctctgccagggaccaatcaccctttctgtgaaaaatcttctcctaatgtccagcctgaccctttcctggtggagcttgaggccattccctctcgtcctgtcccctgtcccttgggagaagagcccagctccctcctctccacaacctcctctcagggagttgcagagagcaatgaggtctcccctcagcctcctcttctccagcctaaacacctccagctctctcagccgctcctcttcttctccagccccctccccagcttcgttgctcttctctggactcgctccagagcctcaacatccttcttgtggggagggcccagaactgaccccaggattcgaggagcggtctccccagggccgagtccagagggagaagaacctccctggccctgctggtcacgccgtgtctgatccaagccaaggtgccatttTCCCTCTGCTCTTGTTGCCCTGTTTTGctcccctttttcttcccctggtGCCGCTGTGGGGCTGGAATCTGCAGCCCCAAGGTCTCCaagggacagggacatcccTACCCCATGGGTGTCCCACACAGCCAGCACCGCGCTCCGCTGTCTCCTGCCCTCAGGAATGAGGCTCCAGGGGCTCAGAGCAAGACAACAGCACCACTGAGCCCACATTTTCCCGATGCCCAGAGGAAATCGAGATGCTCCCAGAGCGACTCGGAAGGTTCCCACGTTCCCCAGGACGTGCCCTTCACCCGCTCTCACCTTGCAGCTTGCAGGAAAGCCCCAGCCACTGCTCCAGCCACGCTCTGCACTCCGACATCTCCAGGTGTGTGGAGTTCAGGCCACGGAGGTAACAAGCCTGTAGACAcgggaagagagaaaaacagggaCACGTTCAGGGAAGGGCACTCCAGCTCGCAGGAAACACCAGGGATCGCGCTGTGATGCTCCCTCCGCgtgaaaagcaagagaaaacgCTCCCTGTGGTGTCCCAGCATGGAAAACGGGCTTCAAAAATGCCTTTCCAGAGGAGAGCAGGTACAATCTAGCTCCCCTTGGGGTGGGAGCGTGCCAATAGGGCATTGAGGGGAAAGCAGGGGCTGGTGGAGGAGCCCTCACCGCTCGCAGCTCCTCCTCGGAGAGCTGGCCCAGGCCCAGGCGCAGCAAGGCGCGGTCCAGGTGCCGGATCTCCAGGACGTGGCTCCGCAGGCGACGCCGCAGGAAGAACACCGGCAAGTGGGTGGTCAGGAACAGGACCTGGCTCAGAGCTTtctgggaaggaagagaaagggtcACCGGCTCCTCAGGCGCAACGTAAACCAGCAGCGCCGCCCCCAACGTGCTGGGCATTCCTGTTCTCCTTTAATTATTGGGTTAATTGTCCTGCCCACACCAAAACCCTGGTCTCGGAATGCCTGGCTCGGCCCAGGGAGTGGGCAGGGAGCAAGTGTTCCGAGAAACgtgctctgccctgggctggatGTGGGTGGCCGCGGAGAGCCGAGGGGTGCGGGACGGCTCCGGTCCCAGAGCAAGGATGGACAAACGAGCTCATTCCAGGGCCGTTTACATGGAATCccagaagagtttgggttggaagggacctcaacgCCCAGCCagtccaccccctgccatgggcagggacacctcccaccggatcaggggctccaagccccatccaacctggccttgaacccctccagggatggggcagccacccctgctctgggcaacctgggccagggcctccccaccctcacaggaaaccatttctccctaagatctcatctcaatctccactctttcagctcaaaactgttcccctcatcctgtccctgccctccctgaccaaaagcccctccccagctttcttggagcccctttccagactggaagctgctctaaggtctccccagagccttctcttctccaggctgaacccaactctctcagcctgtcctcgtacaggaggttctccagccctcagatcatctccatggcctcctctggccccactccaacagatccatatcTTTCCTGAGCCAAGAGCCCTggagctggacacagggctccagagTTTGCCAGCAGAGCGGATctgaggggcagaatcccctctgcTGCCCCGGAGAGGGTCGGCTTTCTGGGCGGCGAGCACAAAATGCTCACTCACATCTCAGTTTTCACTCACAACTGGACTGGGTTTAGGGCACAGCCCACAGTTTGGGGCACAACTGAGCGGACGGACTCTCCCGCATGTGCCACCTTCGGAGCTGCCGGCAGGAGAAAAGCCGCACTCACCACGTGAGACACTTGGAGCTTGTTCAGAGCCAACGGTGATCCCGAAAACAAACTTCTCACGGCGTAGAGCTCGGCCACGCGAGGCTGGGAACCTCGCTGCACCTGGAAGAGCCACAGCGTGCGCTGATGACACCTCCCGGGCCCCTCAGAGTCCCTCGGGAAGGGTGGCAGCATAGGTGGGATGGGAATTACCGGCTGCGGTGCTGACACACCTCGGCGCAGAGCTCCTGCAGGCGGCTCCGGAGCTGAGGTTCAGGCAGGGAACGCGCGGCCAGGGCTAAACTCTCCACCACATGCGGATACAACTCTCTCCGGATGGCATCGTAGGCCTCCAGGAACTCAACCTGCTGGCTTTGGGTCCAGAAGTAGCGGATGAGGAGCTGGCGTGGGTAGAAATACCTTGGGAGAAGGGGAGACAGGGATTCAGGGAGCAAAATCACATGCTTGAGACAGGGCAGTCGGATTTCGTGCAGCTGGAAAGAGGCCCAAGCTGTTCGAGGAGACGTGGATCTTCACTCCTCTGGAGGGGTGAGCTCAggagtcatggaatcattgagggttgaaaagatctttaagatcaagCTCAATCATAAACGTCACGCTGCCAGCTCCACCAccaaaccctgtccccaagcatCTAATCCACCCagctttaaacccctccagggacagggactcctccactgcctgggcagcctctgacagtgccggacaaccctttccctgaaggAATATTTCCCATTATCCAAACTAAACTCtacctggtgcaacttgaggccatttcctcacATCCCATCTCGTTACCTGCGAGAAGAGACCAACTCCTGCCTGGCTCCAACCTTTCTGGGGGCTGCAGAGAGTGaggaggtctcctctcagcctcctcttctccagaccaaaggccccccaggtccctcaaccGCTCCCAGAGCCCCTGGACTCCtgaccctttcccagctccgttcccttctctggatgctctccagcccctctaGGTCTTCCTTGGAGTGAGGGTCCCAAACTGAATCCAGggctcctctgcctccttcaCTTCCTCATCCAGATCATGTATGAAGATCCTGAACCAGCCCAGCACGGATCCCTGGGGACTCGGCTTGTACCCGGCCACTAACTCAATTTCACTCCATGCCCCAAAACTCTCCGGGCACGGCCTCCAGCCGGCTTTTACCCAGGGAAGAGCAAGCCCATCCAAGCCAGGAGCAGCCAGGTTTTCCAGAAGGCGTCCAAGGCTTTATTAAACCCCAGgcagacaacatccacagcctttccctcctctAGTATCAGATCCGCTCGTAAAGGAAGGAgatttcatggaatcatggaatgggttgggttggaagggacctcaaagcccatccagtcccaccccctgccacaggcagggacacctcccgctgaatcagggcctccaagccccatccaacctggccttggacacctccagggatggggcagccactgcttctctgggaaatctgggccagggcctccccaccctcacaggagaacatttcttgctaagatctcatctcaatctccgcTCCTCCAGCTcaaaaatcattccccctcatccacAGGGCAGAGTTCAGCTGCACCGGGCTCCGCACGCCGCAGTCGGTTGTTCCGGGCAGGAGAGTCAGAATTCC contains:
- the LETMD1 gene encoding LETM1 domain-containing protein 1, coding for MALCRAGACAPLWRLGPGPAALRYPRGPLRSPGCRLSAKAGSRSILAALASGAKRINRKYERFLERTFPRFYVLYATFTRGIQALFVEVKEIQKIRSQMSRQRLSTHQLPYREMERLRQFRRDVIKAIPIGIIAIPPFANFLVIVLMYFYPRQLLIRYFWTQSQQVEFLEAYDAIRRELYPHVVESLALAARSLPEPQLRSRLQELCAEVQRGSQPRVAELYAVRSLFSGSPLALNKLQVSHVKALSQVLFLTTHLPVFFLRRRLRSHVLEIRHLDRALLRLGLGQLSEEELRAACYLRGLNSTHLEMSECRAWLEQWLGLSCKLQASDASLLANSMVLLSLNYVRAKV